The genomic window TTTATCCACGTTTGATTTAGGTTTTTGTATTTTTATTAAAACTGACGGCACAGCGACTTATGCCTGCCGTGATCTGGCATTGGCACGTTCTCGCTTTGAACAACAGCAGCTCAATCAAATTATCTATGTCGTTGATTCAGCTCAGAGCCTCCACTTTAAACAAGTATTTAAGTCACTGGACTTGATGAAATTTTCTGAAACTTCTAGTTGCTCACATTATTCATACGAAGCGGTCGTTCTCAGAGGAAAAAATGGCAAGCCAGAGAAAATGAGTAGCCGCAAGGGTAATATTGTGTTGTTCTCTGACTTAAAAGACCAGATCACTAAGATGATTATGGATAAATTTTTGCACCTCAAACGTAACGAATGGACGGGGCAAGAAATTCAGCGAACCTGTGATCTTATAGCATTAGCGACTATTCGCTATGGTATGTTGAAACAAAGTGGCGATGCTAAAATAGCTTTTGATCTGAATGAATGGCTTGATACTAAAGGTAATACAGGTCCCTACTTGCTCTATACTTATGCTCGGGTGAAATCAATTGAACGCAAAGTTGGCCGAGTCAATTGGGTAGATGTTGATTATGAAGTTCTCAGGCTTTCTCAGGAGTTAGATGTGATTCGTTCCATCATGCAGTATAGTGAAGTGTTTGAGAAGGCAACCACAAGTCTTCAACCTCATATCATTTGCACTTATCTATTTGAACATGCTTCAAAGATAAACAGCATGTATCATGAATGTCCTGTTGCTAATGCTGAGAATAAGAAGTTATGTGATGCCAGAGCATCTCTTCTCTTGTCAGCAAGCAAAATTCTAGAACATGGACTAGACCTTTTAGGTATCAAGACTGCAGAGCGTCTTTAGTATATACTTTGTGATACTGATTTAGAATATCTGTTTGCCTGTAGAATTTTTCAACTCTTTGGCGTCCTACAGCACCCATTTTATCCTGTAGCTTACGGTCACCGAGAATGGTGGTGAGTGACTCAGCGGTGTCTTGAGGCATGGATGTACCATTCAACATACCTGCTCTGCCCAGCGCTTTATCTTCAGCCGTTCTCCCAAATATTAATTCGCGACATGCACCTACATCTGTGCAAACAACGGGTACTTCAGCAGCAAAAGCTTCTAACACAACCAGGGGGAGACCCTCGCTAAGACTAGTGAGAACCATAACATCAATTTCAGGCATGATTCGGTCGATTTGACTGGAGCCCATGAATAGAATCGACTCCTCTAGGTGAAGCATCTTGATGATTTCATTGCAATCTTGGTAGTAGTCTTGATCTTCTTCTTCTGGACCGTAGATTTGTAAGCGTGCGCTTGGTAACTTTGTGATGACAATTCCCCAAGCGCGTAACAACATTTTAATATCTTTAATAGGCACAACTCTACCTACAAAACCGGCAATTTTTCTATTGGGACTAGACGTGCGAATTGCTCTACGGTTTTGAATAGCTTGGTCAAATCGTTCGGGATGAATACCGTTAGGTATAACTTCTATTTTCTTCTCGGATGCCCCAAATTCTACTTGTAATTTAGCATTCCCCTCGTAAAGGGTGTAGATATAATTGGAGGTTCTGTAAGCGAATATTCCAAAAGTCCTGAACATAGCTATCCATAATTCTCTTAGCTTTTGAGATTGGTCACCAGGATCACTAAATCTTCGTTCGGGTTCATAAATCCAATCTGCTCGGTTTATTTCCAAGATCCGTTCCTTAGTATAGATCCCATGTTCTGTTAGGATAAGTGGCCGTTTAGTTTGTCTAGCAAGTATCGCTCCAACTAAGCCAGCATAACCTGTTGATATAGTATGGTAGACATGGGCTTGAGGAACACGATTACAATGACGAATAAGTCGCCAAACAGGTATATGTAAAAAGCGTACGGTCCAAAAATAGTCTAGAAAAGAAAAGTTAGCCAAATATTTATAATAGATTTTCTCTAGAAGATTCCAGGCTTGTTGATCGTGGCATAAGTTGCCGAAAGTAAGTTCCGGAGTTTCTAGGATGAGTTTAATGATTTCAAAAAACTCCTCGGTTTGAGCATGAGGATCTTTTTCCGTATAAAAGTGTTCTAGCTTCGTGTAAAAAGAATTAAGTAGTGTTTGTGAGAGAGGAGCTGGTTCCATCTCTTCATCTGACAAGCGATCAAATAAATATATTTTTTCATGGTGGATATGATTGGCTGGGCGCTCATAGTAATATTCGCTAGTTGAGATCTCATCAGCACCAATAAAAAAGGTGGCAAAGCGAATGTTCGGCATTCCTTCAATGAGTTGGTGCACCCATGTGGACACGCCTCCTCGTACGTGAGGATAAGTTCCTTCGAGAATAAAACATACATCAGCTAACGACTGTGTAGGAGAACTATCTACTTGTTGGATCATGTAGAGGGTATTTCTCTGAGCCAAAAGCTTTTAAGTTGTTGAAGTTGTGGGTCGATTATTGGCTTGGCAGGACCAATTGCGTCAGTATATCGATGCAAGGTAGAATAGTATTCTGTCCAATTGCGTTTCAGAAACAAGAGATTCAAATAAGACGAAATAAGTGTTGGATTATTATAGTTCAGTGAAGAAAGTTGATTCCAAAGCTCTTCAGCTCGAGGTAGATGATCGAGCTCAAGCGCGTACTTAAATGCCTTGTGCAAAACATCGGGATTTGAAGGTTGAATTTGCAAAATATCTAAGAGAATCTGCAATATTTTCTCTTTGTTTTTGATTTGGTTTTCAGAGGCTACTAGTCCAAGCGTTAACATGCTCTCCATGCATTCAACAGTTTTCTGCATGGTACGTATGCTAGTTGGATCTTGTTCTAACTCTTTCTTTAGATTTTTTAGTTTTGTTTCGATTTCATTCGTAAAACTTTGTAAGAGGGTTTGAGCATACGCGCGAACATACTCGTCACTGTCTCTTACTGCTCTTTTGAGAAGTTTTATTACTGGAGCCCCATGGAGAAGACCAAGAGATAAAATAGCCTTACGTCGTTCACTGTTGTTCCCATTATTAAGGACAGATAGAATAGACTGTTGCCTACTTTCCTGTTCTTTAAACTGTTTTGAGAATTCAATTTGGTCTAATGGGTCACCAACCAAATATGCCAGCTCATATTTTGCATATTCTGGGATAAATTTTTGAAATATGATAACTGAGATAACTATCATGGCCCCCATGACTGGGATAGCTAAGCAGGTGCCGAATACATAAGGATAGGAGATCAACCTTTGTTCTGATGTAATATAGCGTCCTAAAACTATGGCCAGGACTGCGCAAGAACATAGGTGAAGGAGACATGATAAAGTAAAGTAATGGTTAATGTTTACCGTTAAAAGCAAGACGGATAGCACCTGTATACTTAGCGCTAAGATCGAGATGACTATTTTCATGAGTGATCTGTCTGTGCTACTTTACTTGAGTAGCTAGTCTTGCAATGTTTTGGGTTTTTTTGATTGTGACATCCGGTGCTGAAAGAAGATGTAGATGACTAATCTGGTCATAGAGCGCTCTTTTATTGAGAAAGTCCTCAATTTGATAGGCTTTTGCTTCAATTTGTAGGTTAGGAGAAGATATGTTCTCCACAATTCGATTTAGACACAGCTCAGCACCACGTTGCCCTGTTAAAGGAAGCAACAAAGCAATATTAGGAAAATTCAGGGTAGGGTTTTCTAGCACGGCAGGTAGGTCTCCATAACGGAACTGAGGTGATAGTATTTCTTCCAACTCATGCTGGGTGTTTGGTTCCATACTCTGACTATAAAATAACAGTAAACTAGCGGGTAGCTGTAGCTTCTTTTGTGTGAGGAAGGAAAGTTCTAAGATGTAATCCAAGTAATGGTGGCAAAATATTTTAGTGTTCCCATGAGGTCCTACTAACTTGAAATCACTGTTTTCAAGATCAATTGTATTTGCTCGTTCTGAAATAAGTCGAGCGGCCCATCTACAAATGAGATTGATAGAATGCATGTTGCTTTGATTCATCTCAGAGAGTGGCATTCTTCCAATGACCAGCACTGCAAACGCATCCTCATTTTTTGACATGAAAGGAACAGAGAGTAAGAAATCATCATGAATGCCATCAGAACTTTGCTCTGTCGACCACATCTCTGGTAGGGCGATAAGGTCTTGTTCTTTCAGACACTTTTCTAAAATAGGGCTTTGTTCCAGACTTAAATGTTCAGGAAATTCAGAATCTAGACCTACATAGGCAATCCTTTCCAAGGGCAATTGCCTATTGGTTGGGCACATATAAATCGCTGCCTGTTCGATAAAATGTTTATGGCTTAACATGGTGAGGATATTGGGATAAATTTCGGCTTCTGAGCACTGGCAAAGTCGACGCAACTCGTAGTCCAGAGTGGAAACATCAGCATTAAGAGTAGCTAACTTTTGCTCTAGTTCATCTTTGCCTTCGCGCACTAGGTATAATTCTTCATCGAGCTCTTTAAGGCGTTGATGAGCATTCTCTAGTAAAAAGTTTTTTTGTAAAAAACGGAGATTCATCCAACCTTGAATTTAACCAATCAACGCACCGACAACAAAAAATGCGAATAGCAGATAAAGGTTATTATCAATAAATGAGCGAATAAAGTAAAAATCTAGTTTCGTTGCAAGTAACGTGACTGTAATAGCTGCAAAAAGCCCAGATAGAATTCCCGCAATGAAGCCGTAACGGCACCCGACGAGTAGAGGAATTAATAAATAAGGATTCGGGTTTAATTCTTGCCATCCCATCTCCTTTTCATCAAAGATAAAGTTAGCGAGTAAAATGAGACAGGTTATGACTATGGCATCTAGTGAGACCAAATGCCACTTGGGAGAAGTTTGCTTGAGGTGTTTTTGAATCCATCCCAGTGCAGTGCCTCTTTTGAGTGTCTCTTTTTTGCCCATTTTTACTTGCTATATAAATTCTGAAATACTCAACCCTTAGCTTCAATTGGCATCGGCCAGCTAAGCTCCCACTTTTTAATTCGACCAAGGATTTTTAAGCTTAAAGCATAACCCAACTTTGTATTTAGGAATGGATCTTCTCTGGCTAATCATTCACCATTTCATTGATGTCATTAGAGAAAACGGGACACGAGAGTGTGGAGGCTATGATTGCTGAGAAGATCAAATTAGAAGGAGATATTGCCTTTGAGGATTTTATGTCTATCTCCCTCTATACCAAAGGGTTAGGCTATTACTTGAACAAAAAGAAGAAGACGGGAAAAAGTGGAGATTTTTACACTAGTGTGTCGGTTGGAAGTGCTTTTGGGAGCCTTTTGGCTGAGTTTTTTCGGCGCTTTAAAGAGCACATGGCGAATCCAAAACCTTTTTTAATGGTTGAGCAAGGAGCAAATGATGGGGAATTAGCAAACGATATACTAAGATATTTTCAACAGGTTGGAGAATTGTCGGAAGTAGAATATTGGATTGTAGAGCCGAGTTCCTCTCTCCAGCATCATCAGAAGGAACAGTTACAAAAATATGGCTTTGTCGATCAGGTAAAATGGTACTCTTGTTTCGAGGAAATAGAAGACAATAGCATACAAGGTGTTTTCTTTTCCAATGAACTGGTTGATAGCTTTCCAGTCAAATTAGTTGTTTATCGTCATGGTCAATGGATGGAGAAACGCGTTACACGAGTTGATGGCTCTTTTAAATTCAAAGAAACAACCCTGAGGGATTTATCAACACTTGAATATATAAAAAGATGGAAGCTCCCAGCTATAGAAGGATATCAAGGGGAAGTTTGTTTAGGAGTCAGGAGGTGGGTCAAGCAAGTGGCAAGTAAAATCAAAGAGGGCCTGTTCTTAACAATTGATTATGGATCAAAAGCAGAGAGTCTCTATGCTCCGGGTAGAGGTCATGGAACCATTCGAGCTTACCGCAATCACCAGCAGAAAGATGAACTTTTGTCTTACGCCGGAGAGCAAGATTTAACGGCGCACGTTAATTTTTCGCAAATCATTGAGGAAGGAAAGGCGAGCGGCCTAGAATTTCAGGATTATAGAGATCAGCACCAAGCGCTTATTACTATGGCCAAACATCGGCTATTAAAAATGGAAACCAGCGGTGGTCCTATCGACCAAAAATTCTTGAGACAATTCAAGACACTTACACATCCTGAAATCATGGGGAGCCAGTTTAAATTCCTTTCTATGGTAAAGTAATAGTTATTTTAGCCTGTGGCAGTATTCGTTAACGATTTACATGATATAAGTGTATGGCTATCTCTTCTCTGTAATGCATCATGTGGTTTAAGAATTAGTGGAAATTTATCAAAAATTGCATTAAAGATGTAAATATATATTGTTGTAAAACCAATTATTCAATTTTTGGAGAGTTATAGCATCTTCTCTTTGAAAATTGAGAAAATTGAGAAAATTTAAGAATTGTCTTCTATGTATGGCCTTCGTCTTAAAAGCCCCTTGAAAAAATCGATAAGAAGCTCGATTATTAAGGTCCCCCGGATTCTTGATTCAGAAAAATTATTGGAAGAAGTCAAGAGATGCTTGGAACTGATTCAGGCATCGAAGGTCCCCTAGAGTATTAGATAGTTGTGTTCTTATAAACTTGATTTACGTTAGGGTCATGAATATGCCAAAAATCACTATCGGGCTAGCAATTATATTAATATTACTTGGCTTAGCGGGCTATCTAGGTACAGGCATGGCGAGCTTCACGGCACTCATACCAGCTTTTTTTGGTATTGTCTTTCTAATATTCGGCCTCTTGGGACTCAAAGAAAATATGCTAAAGCATGCGATGCACGGTGCTGCATTATTCAGTCTTATTGGTTTAGCTGGCTCAGGCATGGGTCTCGCGAAATTACCGGCTCTGTTAGCGGGAGAAGCTGAGCGCCCAGTTGCTGTTATACTTCAATCTGTGATGGCTGTTCTCATGGTACTATTCATTGGACTTTGTATAAAGTCCTTCATTGATGCTAGGAAGTTACGAGAGAGCACTTAAAGTTCTTAGTGTCCTAACCAAAACAACAGCGCTGTTTCATGCAGTTGAAGCAATTTGCCCCTTCTAGTATTCTTTTGTAGAAAAAGCTAACGGGAACTTTGCCCGTATACGCACTTGTTCCTGGATCATGTTTTCTAAGGGAACATTATCTTTATCATCGAATTGGATGACAATGACGCTTTCGTGGATTCTTATAATGATGCCCTTCACTGGGACTGTTTCATCTTTGTAGGCTTCTTCGCCATCGTCGTTTTCTTCTCTAAATCGAAGCTCACCTTCGAGGGTATCATGCACATGAAATAGTGAACTGTCAGGAACATAGACTCTTGCCCCGCCTTCGGAGATTTCAAAGACACGATAAACCGTCTTTTCGTCTATGATAAATCGAGGTCCCTCATTTTCAGGGTAACGCAGCCGGTAAAAGCGTCGTCTTTGCACAGGTTTTCTCAGAAGTTTTTTGGGTCTGTCGATTTCTTCTTCGCTCATAGAGTTTGGATAGTGATTCCGGAAAATCCCCTATAGTTTATTTCGGCGAGATTTATAGTGACTTAAGGCTGGTCATGAATGGGACACGCTCTGAGTTAATCATTAAAACTGTCGTTGCGGTATTATTTTGTCTTGAAGATGTGAACGCCATCCCAGTCATTTGAAGGAGGTTCATTGAGGTATTGTAGACAGTCTTCTAGATAGAGTTGGCCAAGGTGGCTATCAGGGTCATTCTCAAGGTATTGTTGGAAAAATTCGGAAGCTTCTTGAAAGTTTCTCTGGAGGTAAAGGTAGAAGGCTTGCTCGTATTGGTAGTAACGCTGTTGTGTTTGGTAAGAAGCTGCGGACAATTCTCCGATAACAAAGTAGACGCGCTCGGGCTGAGTTCTTCCTTTTACTCGAATGAGGCCTGCTGTTTGTAATAAAAATTCGTCGCTGACCATATCAGCGACGCTTTGACCGATCATGAAATCGGTTCGAAATTGTTTGGTAATGCCTTCTATTCGCGAAGCAAGGTTTACAGCGTCGCCAATTACGGTGAACTCGGTACGTTGAGGCGCTCCAATATTTCCAACGACAACATTACCGTGATTAATCCCCATACCCATGCGGAATGGTTCTAGTCCTTGGTTTTCCCACTTAGCATTAAGTTCAACCAAGCGCTGACGCATGGCTAAGCAGGCGCGGACGGAGCGCTTAGCATCTTCTTCCACACCTGCGCTAATAATATCGACATCTCCCCAGACAGCCATGATGGCATCACCAATAAATTTGTGGAGAGTGCCTTTTTGCTGACCGACGCATTCGACCATGGCAGTGAGGTATTCGTTAAGACGGTTTACGAGGTCGGTGACATCCATATGCTCACTGATGGAGGTAAAGTCTCGTATATCGCTAAATAGGATACTCACAGATTTTTCTTTACCTCCAAGTTCAAGCCCTTGTTCACTGGAAAGTATTTGTTCCATCACACCTGGTGCTAGGTATGAGGAAAAGGTCGCGCGGATTTGTTGGCGGGCCCTTTGTTCTTCAAAAACGCGTTTTGTCACAGAGCCAATATGGATGAAGGTGAAGCCTAAGGCCGGGCCAACTAAAGGAGTCCAGATACTGAACTGGGTGAAAAGAAGAATGGCAGCACCTATGATGACAGAGAGAGTGGCTGCAAAGATGACGATAGAGATGACAAAGGGTGTTTTCTCACAGATGTAGACTGTTATGCTAGCAAGGAGAAGGACCCCAAGCCATCCAATCCATGTTGGTGGTTTTGACATATAGTCATCTTCAAGAATATTGTGCATCACATTGAGGTGAGTCAGACACAGTGGGCTGCGGGGTAGGAAAGGGCTTGGGCCTAGATCTGTGAGTGCTGTGGCTGTTTGTCCAACAAGCAAAATTTTGTTTTTGAGGTCTGGAACTTCTATGTCCGGGTTTTGATTAACAAAGTGTTCATTTAAAATATAGAGTAAATAATCATAACCACTGGCCTGTTTATTAGAAATGAAATCAGAAGATTCAAAGCGCTGGTTCATAAGTAGACGCGCTTGATGGTCAATAGGAATAGTCTTATCTCCGGACTCTAGCTTGATGGTGATTGCTCTGCCTAACTCAACATACACTTGTTCCGGAGAAGCATTCCAATAAATGAGAAGTGATTGAAGAGCGAGGTTAGGGTAATATTGGCATTTGAGGGGTACGATGAGCTGAGCATGTCGCCGAACTCCGTCCACACCGGGGTCAGAATTGACAAAACCGAAGAAAGAGCTATTGCGTAAGCCTTTGATGGGAAAGAATCCGACATTGTAATTGGTAATACCAGTAAAGTCTCCTGAGATATTGTCTAGGGGGATAGCTTTGGTTCGATTGAATTGGGTGAGGTCTGGTGTTCTCTCTATCTCTTCAGGGTTAGTAGAAAGGTTGCCTTCTGCCCCAGTAACGACTAGGTA from Verrucomicrobiota bacterium includes these protein-coding regions:
- a CDS encoding adenylate/guanylate cyclase domain-containing protein; protein product: MSHELFSLPVAIRNFEIASSYLPDMSAPSKEQNQKTLNLTLGNSYFLWAPILFILLLYGLSTVDLSKRLEYLSLNARMELRQTLHPAKPHPDLFFLAIDDGSIETIGRWPWDRNTHASLITLLGLSPPKVFTWDIIFSEPQAAYDTEFIQSIMTANYLVVTGAEGNLSTNPEEIERTPDLTQFNRTKAIPLDNISGDFTGITNYNVGFFPIKGLRNSSFFGFVNSDPGVDGVRRHAQLIVPLKCQYYPNLALQSLLIYWNASPEQVYVELGRAITIKLESGDKTIPIDHQARLLMNQRFESSDFISNKQASGYDYLLYILNEHFVNQNPDIEVPDLKNKILLVGQTATALTDLGPSPFLPRSPLCLTHLNVMHNILEDDYMSKPPTWIGWLGVLLLASITVYICEKTPFVISIVIFAATLSVIIGAAILLFTQFSIWTPLVGPALGFTFIHIGSVTKRVFEEQRARQQIRATFSSYLAPGVMEQILSSEQGLELGGKEKSVSILFSDIRDFTSISEHMDVTDLVNRLNEYLTAMVECVGQQKGTLHKFIGDAIMAVWGDVDIISAGVEEDAKRSVRACLAMRQRLVELNAKWENQGLEPFRMGMGINHGNVVVGNIGAPQRTEFTVIGDAVNLASRIEGITKQFRTDFMIGQSVADMVSDEFLLQTAGLIRVKGRTQPERVYFVIGELSAASYQTQQRYYQYEQAFYLYLQRNFQEASEFFQQYLENDPDSHLGQLYLEDCLQYLNEPPSNDWDGVHIFKTK
- a CDS encoding PilZ domain-containing protein codes for the protein MSEEEIDRPKKLLRKPVQRRRFYRLRYPENEGPRFIIDEKTVYRVFEISEGGARVYVPDSSLFHVHDTLEGELRFREENDDGEEAYKDETVPVKGIIIRIHESVIVIQFDDKDNVPLENMIQEQVRIRAKFPLAFSTKEY
- the pelF gene encoding GT4 family glycosyltransferase PelF, with product MIQQVDSSPTQSLADVCFILEGTYPHVRGGVSTWVHQLIEGMPNIRFATFFIGADEISTSEYYYERPANHIHHEKIYLFDRLSDEEMEPAPLSQTLLNSFYTKLEHFYTEKDPHAQTEEFFEIIKLILETPELTFGNLCHDQQAWNLLEKIYYKYLANFSFLDYFWTVRFLHIPVWRLIRHCNRVPQAHVYHTISTGYAGLVGAILARQTKRPLILTEHGIYTKERILEINRADWIYEPERRFSDPGDQSQKLRELWIAMFRTFGIFAYRTSNYIYTLYEGNAKLQVEFGASEKKIEVIPNGIHPERFDQAIQNRRAIRTSSPNRKIAGFVGRVVPIKDIKMLLRAWGIVITKLPSARLQIYGPEEEDQDYYQDCNEIIKMLHLEESILFMGSSQIDRIMPEIDVMVLTSLSEGLPLVVLEAFAAEVPVVCTDVGACRELIFGRTAEDKALGRAGMLNGTSMPQDTAESLTTILGDRKLQDKMGAVGRQRVEKFYRQTDILNQYHKVYTKDALQS
- a CDS encoding SAM-dependent methyltransferase, with the translated sequence MSLEKTGHESVEAMIAEKIKLEGDIAFEDFMSISLYTKGLGYYLNKKKKTGKSGDFYTSVSVGSAFGSLLAEFFRRFKEHMANPKPFLMVEQGANDGELANDILRYFQQVGELSEVEYWIVEPSSSLQHHQKEQLQKYGFVDQVKWYSCFEEIEDNSIQGVFFSNELVDSFPVKLVVYRHGQWMEKRVTRVDGSFKFKETTLRDLSTLEYIKRWKLPAIEGYQGEVCLGVRRWVKQVASKIKEGLFLTIDYGSKAESLYAPGRGHGTIRAYRNHQQKDELLSYAGEQDLTAHVNFSQIIEEGKASGLEFQDYRDQHQALITMAKHRLLKMETSGGPIDQKFLRQFKTLTHPEIMGSQFKFLSMVK